GGCCGTTCGTCGAGGTCGGCGGGGGTGGGCAGGTCGTGGGCGGTGGCCGGCGTGTCTGCGACGGCCGTGCCGTGGTAGCGGGTGGCGGTGCGCCAGAGCTCCTCGGGGACGGGGACCGCCTGTTCGAGATCCCGGCGGTAGAGCTCGGCCCGGCCGCGGGGGTCGCGTTCCAGGGGTTGGCTGAGCGGGAAGAGCGCACACAGGGCGAGCCCGGAGAAGCCGTACTCGTCGTCCTCGACGCCCGCCTCGGCGAGCGCGCGCGGCGGCTTGTAGCCGGGCGTGCCCAGGGGGGAGGGCTTGTCCGCCAGCGGGGTGGCGGTCTCGAAGTCGATCAGTCGGACGGTCAGGTCGTCGCCCACCACGACGTTGCCGTGGCTGAGGTCGCCGAAGCGCAGGCCGAGGGCGTGCAGCCGGTCGACGTCGGCGCGCAGCGCGCCCAGCACCCGCTCCACCTTGCCGAGGTACTCGGTGTGCCGGGCGGGGTCGATGCCGATCCGGCCCATCACGGTGTGGGCGGCGACCCACTGCAGGAAGCCGGTGCCCTCGACGAACTCGGTGACCAGGAAGTCGTGTTCCCACTCGGTGAAGTAGTCGATCGGCTCGGGGCAGAGCCCGGGGGCCTCGGCGTGGACGCGCTCCAGCACGGCGTGCTCGTGCCGCAGCCGGTCGGCGGAGTCGGTGCCGTCGCCGATCAGCCCGTTGTGCGCCCGGGCCTCCTTGACGAAGACCGTGCGGCCGGTGGCGGTGTCGGTGGCCCGGTAGGTGCCGCCGCCGTTGCTGTGCCGGATGACCGCGGTGACCCGGTACCGGCCGTTCAGCAGGATCGGCCCGGTGTGGGGCTCGGCCGGCGGGCTGAACGGGTCCTCGATGCCGGGCGGCAGCACGAACTGGGCCGACCGGACGTCGGCGACCTCCTCGCCGCTCCCGTCCCGGACCAACTGCATTGTCGTGCCGTCCAGTTGGATCTTGGAGCGGGTGAGGTAGGCGCCGTACCGGTAGTGCACGACACCCTGCTCGCCGTAGCGCCGGTCGGTGAGGACGTACGGGCCGACCTCACCCTTGAGCTCGACCGACAGCCGGTCCATCAGGCGCCGGGCCGTCTCCACGTCCGGCGGGTAGACCGCGACGAACTTGCCGGCCTGCGCTCGGGAGGCGTGCTTGTGGTGGAAGGCCTCGAAGAACAGCTGCGCGGCGAGGTGTTTGAAGGGCAGCCGCTCCTCGAAGCAGACGGCGGCCACCGTGTCGAGCGTGTGCGCCAGCCGCTCCCGGGTGGTGGAGACGTGGACCTTCCAGCCCTGCTCCGCGATCACCGGGTCGG
The window above is part of the Kitasatospora sp. HUAS MG31 genome. Proteins encoded here:
- the lanKC gene encoding class III lanthionine synthetase LanKC, whose amino-acid sequence is MLDFWLTMADREFYVPLERAVEVGERYAPSEVPAEWTGKADGVWMHWQPADPVIAEQGWKVHVSTTRERLAHTLDTVAAVCFEERLPFKHLAAQLFFEAFHHKHASRAQAGKFVAVYPPDVETARRLMDRLSVELKGEVGPYVLTDRRYGEQGVVHYRYGAYLTRSKIQLDGTTMQLVRDGSGEEVADVRSAQFVLPPGIEDPFSPPAEPHTGPILLNGRYRVTAVIRHSNGGGTYRATDTATGRTVFVKEARAHNGLIGDGTDSADRLRHEHAVLERVHAEAPGLCPEPIDYFTEWEHDFLVTEFVEGTGFLQWVAAHTVMGRIGIDPARHTEYLGKVERVLGALRADVDRLHALGLRFGDLSHGNVVVGDDLTVRLIDFETATPLADKPSPLGTPGYKPPRALAEAGVEDDEYGFSGLALCALFPLSQPLERDPRGRAELYRRDLEQAVPVPEELWRTATRYHGTAVADTPATAHDLPTPADLDERPEEALTALRTGIAAGLLAMARPDGRDWVFPPSPRGYAVNTHCLEHGTAGVLLALHRSGTEIPDELVERLRRDALDHAPKLAPGLQNGTAGLAWVLAELGLPTEAEELLDASLRHPLSLASAHLAHGASGIGLAHLALHARLGGDHRLTVATKLGDTFTGEHRDHVLADAGTPGLATGLAGTALFLHTLGRYTGEDRYLRGAVGLMHAELDRAVDGGADGLLFRDETQTRILPYLSIGSAGVATALTRIAATTGDERCTEALPQVLPMCRLTCAAEPGLYTGVAGWAYTLADHADHAGGPEDRRTALHIATGLAKYAIRHADGLRVLGGGEERFHADLGSGSAGVLLALARVLDGPGAQALPEPHTP